GCGCGCGCCGCAGCGCTCGAGCACGCGCACGAAGCCGGTGCCGCTGGGGAATGCATCGACGCTCTGAGGCAGGTAGGTGTATGCGGCGCTGTCGCGGCTCACGAGTCGGCCGATCGCGGGCATCACGCGGTGGAAGTAGAAGCGGAAGAGCACGCCCATGATGGTGCCTCGGGGCTTGCTGAACTCGAGCACGAAGAGGCGGCCATCCGGCTTGAGCACGCGCAGCATCTCGCGCAGGCCGAGCTCGAGGTCCTCGAAGTTGCGCGCGCCGAAGGCCACTGTGGCCGCATCGAAGCTCCCATCGGCGAAGGGCAGTGCAGCGCTGTCCGCGCGGAGCAGCACCACGCGCCCGTCGAGGCCATCGGCCTTCACCTTCATGCGGCCGTGGCTCAGCATGCCTTCACTGATGTCCACGCCGGTCACTTTCGGTGCTGCGCCCTTGCGCGCGGCCATGATCGCGAGGTCGGCGGTGCCGGTGGCCACATCGAGCAGGTGCGCCACGGGCCGCTCTTTCACCATGCGGATCACTTTCCGCCGCCAGCCTTGGTCGATGCCCAGGGAGAAGAGCCGGTTCAGCAGGTCGTATTTCGGCGCGATGGCGTCGAACATGTGCTCGACCTGCTCACGCTTGCTGCCTTCATCGGTGTAGGGCTTCACGGTCATGCGAGCAGGCGCAATCTCTCGCATTCCGACCGGAAGCGCTCACGGTCGATGGGCGCCACGCCGACTTCCTCGCAGACCAGCCCGCCGGCCAGGTTGCTGAGGGCGGCGATGTCCGCTGGCGCCAGGCCTTGCGCGAGAGCCAATGCCGCCACCGCGATCACCGTGTCGCCCGCGCCGCTCACGTCGATGATCTTGCGCTTGTGCGCGGCAATGCGCTGCCCGCCGCGCGCATCGTGCACGAAGGCGCCGTGCTCGCTCAGGGTCACCAGCGAGATGGCATTGCCCAATCGCTCTTCGAGCTGTCGCACGGCGCGTTCGAGGCTCTTGTCGTCGGTGGGGTCGATGTCCATCTTCAGGCCTTCGCGCAATTCCTTCAGGTTCGGCTTGAAGAGGGTAACGCCCCGATAAGCGAGGAAGTTCTTCTTCTTCGGATCGACGGCTACCGGGATGCCCTGCGCGCGCGCTAGGGCCACGATGCCTTCGATCACGCCAGCGGTGAGCACGCCTTTGTTGTAGTCCTCCAGCACGATCACGTTGGGACGGTCGTTGCTTAGGATCAGGGCGATGCGGTCGAGCAGCGCGCGCCCATCGGTTTCGCTGAGGTCGTCCTCCTGCTCTTCATCCACGCGCACCACATGCTGCTGGGCGCTGATCACGCGCGTCTTCACGGTGGTGCGCCTCAGCGGCGACCGCACCAATCCATCGGGCGATAGTCCCTGTTCGGCGAGCAGGCGATCCACGCGATCGGCATGCTCATCGTCGCCCGCCACGCTGGCGATGACGGCCCTGGCGCCGAGCGCCTTCGCATTGAGCGCCACGTTCGCTGCGCCGCCCAAGCGCGCGCTGCGGTGCGTGACCTGCACCACGGGCACCGGGGCCTCGGGGCTGATGCGGTCCACGCGACCCCAGAGGTAGGCGTCCACCATCACATCGCCCACGACGAGCACGGTGCTGCCTTCGGCCTTGCCCAGGAAAGCGTCGATCGCGCTCATGCGGCTGCCAACTGTGCGACGGCCTTGGCCACGCGCGCCATGGCCTCGATGAGCTTATCGTCGCTGGTCGCGTAGCTGATGCGCAAGGTGCCCTCGGCACCGAACGAGGCGCCTTCAACCAGGCTCACGCCGGCGGCATCGAGCAGGTAGAGGCTCAGGTCCACCGCGCCCTTGATGCTGCTCCCGTTGATGGATGCGCTCACATCGGGCAGCAGGTAGAAGGCGCCCTGCGGCACATTGCAGCGCCAGCCGGGGATCGCCATCATGGCCTTGAGCGTAAGGTCGCGGCGGCGAAGGAAATCGGCGCGCATGGGCGCTAGCAGCGCGGGGTCGGCCTCCATGCACGCCTTGGTGACTCGTTGAGCGATGCTGTTCGCGCCGCTGGTGAATTGGCCCTGCACCTTGGTGCACGCTTGCGCGATCCACAGCGGTGCGCCGATGTAGCCGATGCGCCAGCCGGTGAGCGCGAAGGCCTTGCTCAGCCCATTCACGGTGATGGTGCGCTCGGCCATGCCGGGCAGCGAGGCGAAGCTCACGTGCTCGCCCTGGAAGACGATGTGCTCGTAGATCTCGTCGGCGATCACGTACAGCCCGTGATGCCGGGCCACCACGTTGGCCAGCGCTTCGAGCTCGCTGCGTGTGAGCACCGATCCGCTCGGATTGCACGGAGAGCTGAACATCAGCAGGCGCGTGCGCGGGGTGATGGCCGCAGCGATGCGCTCCACCGGTGCCTTCCAATCCTCGTCGAGGCTGCTGCCCACGATCACCGGCGTGGCGCCGGCGAGCTTCACTTGCTCGGAGTAGCTCACCCAGTACGGCGCGGGGATCACCACTTCATCCCCCGGCCCGCACAAGGCCATCACCGCGTTCATGATGCTGTGCTTGGCGCCGGTGCTGATCACGATCTGCTCAGGCGAATACGCCAGGCCATTGTCGCGCTGCAGCTTGGCGGCGATGGCCTCGCGCACGTCGAGGTAGCCGTTCACCGGCGTGTACTTGTGCCACGGGCCGCGCAAGGCTTCATGAGCAGCCTCCAGCGCGAAGGCTGGCGGGGCATGGTCGGGCTCACCGAGGCTGAGGTCGACGATGTCGCGGCCCTGCGCCCGCAATTCACGGCTTCGGCGGGCCATCAGCAGCGTGGCGGGCTCGATGATGGACTGAACGACGGGCGATAGGTGCATGCGCTGGCCCCGCTGTCGGCGGGCAAGGCGCGAAGCTAACCACCGACGAAGAGGAGCTTCCCGGTGCTTTAGCCGATATTCG
The DNA window shown above is from Flavobacteriales bacterium and carries:
- the ubiE gene encoding bifunctional demethylmenaquinone methyltransferase/2-methoxy-6-polyprenyl-1,4-benzoquinol methylase UbiE — protein: MTVKPYTDEGSKREQVEHMFDAIAPKYDLLNRLFSLGIDQGWRRKVIRMVKERPVAHLLDVATGTADLAIMAARKGAAPKVTGVDISEGMLSHGRMKVKADGLDGRVVLLRADSAALPFADGSFDAATVAFGARNFEDLELGLREMLRVLKPDGRLFVLEFSKPRGTIMGVLFRFYFHRVMPAIGRLVSRDSAAYTYLPQSVDAFPSGTGFVRVLERCGARDAKAETVTGGIATIYSARA
- a CDS encoding D-glycero-beta-D-manno-heptose-7-phosphate kinase; amino-acid sequence: MSAIDAFLGKAEGSTVLVVGDVMVDAYLWGRVDRISPEAPVPVVQVTHRSARLGGAANVALNAKALGARAVIASVAGDDEHADRVDRLLAEQGLSPDGLVRSPLRRTTVKTRVISAQQHVVRVDEEQEDDLSETDGRALLDRIALILSNDRPNVIVLEDYNKGVLTAGVIEGIVALARAQGIPVAVDPKKKNFLAYRGVTLFKPNLKELREGLKMDIDPTDDKSLERAVRQLEERLGNAISLVTLSEHGAFVHDARGGQRIAAHKRKIIDVSGAGDTVIAVAALALAQGLAPADIAALSNLAGGLVCEEVGVAPIDRERFRSECERLRLLA
- a CDS encoding pyridoxal phosphate-dependent aminotransferase; this encodes MHLSPVVQSIIEPATLLMARRSRELRAQGRDIVDLSLGEPDHAPPAFALEAAHEALRGPWHKYTPVNGYLDVREAIAAKLQRDNGLAYSPEQIVISTGAKHSIMNAVMALCGPGDEVVIPAPYWVSYSEQVKLAGATPVIVGSSLDEDWKAPVERIAAAITPRTRLLMFSSPCNPSGSVLTRSELEALANVVARHHGLYVIADEIYEHIVFQGEHVSFASLPGMAERTITVNGLSKAFALTGWRIGYIGAPLWIAQACTKVQGQFTSGANSIAQRVTKACMEADPALLAPMRADFLRRRDLTLKAMMAIPGWRCNVPQGAFYLLPDVSASINGSSIKGAVDLSLYLLDAAGVSLVEGASFGAEGTLRISYATSDDKLIEAMARVAKAVAQLAAA